The Clostridium cylindrosporum DSM 605 genome includes the window TTCTCTTTGATGACTTTTCGTCGTAGTCATGTCCTCTGTATGTTCTTGTAGGTGCAAATTCACCAAGCTTATGTCCTATCATGTCTTCAGTAACATATACTGGAACATGTTTTCTTCCATCATAAACTGCGATTGTGTGACCTGCCATTTGTGGGAATATTGTTGAACTTCTTGACCAAGTCTTTAATACCTTCTTTTCTCCTGACTTGTTCATTTCAATTATTCTCTTTAAAAGTACTTCTTGTACAAATGGTCCTTTTTTAAGTGATCTACTCAATGTTCGTGCCTCCCTTCACAAGGTTATTAAGATTAAGGATGATGATCGCATAAGAGCTTTCCTATGCGGTCATGCTACTTCCTTACTACTTCTT containing:
- the rpsS gene encoding 30S ribosomal protein S19; the protein is MSRSLKKGPFVQEVLLKRIIEMNKSGEKKVLKTWSRSSTIFPQMAGHTIAVYDGRKHVPVYVTEDMIGHKLGEFAPTRTYRGHDYDEKSSKRR